A region of Calditrichota bacterium DNA encodes the following proteins:
- a CDS encoding tetratricopeptide repeat protein, with protein sequence MQNRSLKFVATLLASVLVLWLVGCGPKAIKPKSVLDTPDNHFNQGMRELDRGNLDLAVQEFERAKSLDPKYAEAYAGLALVHATKQDFQKAMELVDQALAKNKNSLEARVIKGRIITMRRKGDDWMEEAVKEFKKAAEQYP encoded by the coding sequence ACGCTGCTGGCAAGCGTGCTTGTCCTCTGGCTTGTGGGGTGCGGCCCGAAGGCAATCAAGCCCAAGTCGGTGTTGGACACGCCGGATAACCACTTCAACCAGGGCATGCGGGAGCTGGACCGCGGCAATCTCGATTTGGCCGTGCAGGAGTTCGAGCGCGCCAAGTCACTGGACCCGAAGTACGCCGAAGCTTACGCCGGCCTGGCCTTGGTCCACGCCACCAAACAGGACTTCCAAAAGGCGATGGAGCTGGTTGACCAAGCTCTCGCCAAGAACAAGAACTCCCTTGAGGCGCGCGTCATTAAGGGGCGCATCATCACCATGCGTCGCAAAGGCGATGACTGGATGGAGGAGGCGGTCAAGGAGTTCAAGAAGGCAGCCGAGCAGTATCCAAG